The window AGGACTTTTCTCAGCTTAAAAAGGCGCTCGATGAGGCGGTGGCTGGCTCAAATTTAGAGGCTGTTGCGGTTGATTATAGAAAAAATGGCGGCACAAGCGAGCAGTTTATCCTCGCTAAAAAAGACAAACTCTATCACCAAAACTACTGCGGCTGCGTCTTTGCGCTAAAAAAACAGCGCGACTCGCAAAATTTGCCCCAAAGTGAGCTAATGAGCGAGCTGCACGCAAGGGCGCTTTATGGTAGTATTGAAGCTAGGCTTGAGCTTTATAAAAAGGTGCGCCTTTGCGAGGCGAGAGGTGAGAAATTTCATCTTTTTAGAAGGCGATTTTTAAACTACAGGCTTTTGCGTGCTAGTGTGAAATTTCAAAACGCTGTGATACCAAGCTACTTTGTGCTCTATTCTGGCTTTAAAAGAGAAAATTTAAAGCTAAATGTAGAAAAATTCTGCGAAATGGACGATGAGCTAAAAGAGGGCGTGGTTTTTATGAGCTTAAATCTCTTTAATAAATTTACAAATAGCAAATTTAAAAGCGTT of the Campylobacter concisus genome contains:
- a CDS encoding epoxyqueuosine reductase QueH, translated to MLVHICCSVDSHYFLQRLRKDFPNERIVGYFYDPNIHPYSEFLLRFEDVKRSCEKLGIKLICGEYDYEAWLGGTKGLEDEPEKGKRCEYCFDFRMKDSAKKALELGLNKITTTLLMSPKKDFSQLKKALDEAVAGSNLEAVAVDYRKNGGTSEQFILAKKDKLYHQNYCGCVFALKKQRDSQNLPQSELMSELHARALYGSIEARLELYKKVRLCEARGEKFHLFRRRFLNYRLLRASVKFQNAVIPSYFVLYSGFKRENLKLNVEKFCEMDDELKEGVVFMSLNLFNKFTNSKFKSVDELCKRPLELDDELKFRRDISGEFSQNPIIILDEVKKGSYEIYSKAVFYNDSEEILVLD